In Palaemon carinicauda isolate YSFRI2023 chromosome 14, ASM3689809v2, whole genome shotgun sequence, the following proteins share a genomic window:
- the LOC137653045 gene encoding uncharacterized protein, with product MIKRVFLITLPPLPHEGEGEERGEKTNEDMEKKKGSEKRDDKEVFLITLPPLPREGEEEERGRRRMRTWRRRKDQKKRDDKEGRGRGEREKTNEDMEKKKGSEKRDDKEVVFDNFVTSPSRGRGEERRRRRMRTWRKRKDQKKRDDKEVFLITLPPLPHEGEGEERGRRRMRTWRKRKDQKKEMIKKSLPPLPLEEEGEGEGDGEDEKEEGDGG from the exons ATGATAAAGAGAGTGTTTTTGATCACTTTGCCACCTCTCCCTcacgagggagagggagaggagagaggggagaagACGAATGAGGACATGGAGAAGAAGAAAGGATCAGAAAAAAGAGATGATAAAGAAGTGTTTTTGATCACTTTGCCACCTCTCCCTCGcgagggagaggaagaggagagagggagaagacGAATGAGGACATGGAGAAGAAGAAAGGATCAGAAAAAAAGAGATGATAAAGAA gggagagggagaggagagagggagaagacGAATGAGGACATGGAGAAAAAGAAAGGATCAGAAAAAAGAGATGATAAAGAAGTGGTTTTTGATAACTTTGTCACCTCTCCCTCacgagggagaggagaggagagaaggagaagACGAATGAGGACATGGAGAAAAAGAAAGGATCAGAAAAAAAGAGATGATAAAGAAGTGTTTTTGATCACTTTGCCACCTCTCCCTcacgagggagagggagaggagagagggagaagacGAATGAGGACATGGAGAAAAAGAAAGGATCAGAAAAAGGAGATGATAAAGAAGT CCCTCCCACCTCTCCCactcgaggaggagggagagggagagggagatggAGAGGATGAAAAAGAGGAAGGAGATGGAGGATAA
- the LOC137653046 gene encoding DNA ligase 1-like — MEEEKWGEKRKKEKMEKNKKEKKKKRKCFRITLPPPSLKGEEERNKKKKKKKKKKKKKKKMKKKGEKMKNKEKKMKNKEEKNKRNCFRITLTPPHSRERRRKNMEEKMTERKE; from the coding sequence ATGGAAGAGGAGAAGTGGGGGGaaaagaggaagaaggaaaaaatggagaagaataagaaggaaaagaaaaagaagaggaagtgtTTCCGGATCACCTTACCACCTCCTTCACTCAAAGGAGAGGAAGagaggaataagaagaagaagaagaagaagaagaagaagaagaagaaaaagaagatgaagaagaaaggggagaagatgaagaataaggagaagaagatgaagaataaggAGGAGAAGAACAAAAGGAATTGTTTTCGTATTACCCTTACACCTCCCCACTcgagggagaggaggagaaagaACATGGAGGAGAAGATGACAGAGaggaaggaatag